From Carnobacterium alterfunditum DSM 5972:
CTCTTGAAGTAACTAGTATTCCTATTTCAAAAATGGATGATGTAGAGGATATGAAGAAACATTTGCAAGCAGGTGTTAAAAAACAATGAAAATAATTGTGCCAGGAACGACTTCAAACTTAGGTCCTGGGTTTGACTCATGTGGATTAGCACTAAACCTCTATTTAACATTAGAAATAGGAGACGAAATTGAAAGTTGGGTGATTCATCATACCCTTGGTGAAAACATTCCAAGTGACGAAACGAATCTTATTGTTCAGACCGCTCTTTCGCTTGCTCCGGCTATTCATCCTCGAGAATTGTGGATGGAAAGCGAGATACCAGCAACGCGTGGATTAGGCAGTAGTTCGGCTGCTATTATTGCAGGGATAGAAATGGCTAACCAATTAGCTGGATTGAAATTAAGTGACAAAGAAAAAGTGACCATAGCATCGACTTTAGAAGGACACCCAGATAATGCAGCACCGGCTATACTGGGAGACTTTGTTGTAGCAACCATGATCAACAATACCATTTTTACGGTGAAACAAGTCTTTCCGGATACAGGTATATTAGCCGTTATTCCAAACCATGAATTATTGACAAAAGAAAGCCGCGATGTATTGCCTAAAATTTTGGATTATCCACAAGCTGTTCAAGCTAGTTCTATCAGTAATGTTATGATTTCAGCTGTTTTAGCTAATGACTTGAATTTAGCAGGTGAAATGATGGAAAATGATTTATGGCATGAGATCTATCGTGAAAATTTGGTGCCTCATTTGTCTCAAATTCGTAATTTAGCCAAAAAAAATGGAGCTTATGCTACTTTTTTAAGCGGAGCTGGATCAACTGTTTTGATTTTAGTTCCTTATCTAAAATTAAAACAAATAGAACAATTATTAAAAAACACCTTCTCAGATGCTGAGGTGAAACAGTTTAGTGTTGACCGAGAAGGTATGAAAGTACAAACATAACTAAAAATAGAGTCGGAACAAAAGTTCCAACTCTATTTTTAGTTGTGTTAGATGTGCTTTCAAAGCTCACCGACAATTTTTGAACCATGTAGTTCTGAAACGCCTAAGTAGTGATGGATATCATCTGCATTTTCATTAGTGATGCCCCCGCCTGGAAGAATAAGAATACGATCTTTTGCATAATCAACCAACTCTTTGAGGTGTGGAAGCGTTTCTTCAATTGGCAAACTTAAATCCCCACCATGAGTTAAAATTCTTTGCACACCATGTCCTGCCAACCAATCGATTGCTTCAAACTGCTTTTCAACTGGGATCGCATCAAAAGCCATATGAAAAGTGGTCTGTAATCCATAAGCTTCTTCTAATAATTGCTCGATTGCATCTTCGTCAATTAAATGGTCATCTGTTAAACAACCCAACACGATTCCATCTAATCCCAAATTACGAGCTTCAATAATGTCATAACCCATAATTTTTAATTCACTATCATTATAGATGAAATTACCCGAACGAGGACGAATCATAGCCATTAACGGTATCATTTTTTCAGCGCAATAAGCAGCCGCTTCATGCATGACACCTTTGCTGACAGTTGTTCCCCCACTTACCAAGTAATCACATATTTCTATTCTAGTTGCTCCTTGTGCAATTGCTTTAGGAAGAGAGCTATAATTTTCTATACAGACTTCTTTTAAATACATAATGAAAAACTCCTTTTAATGGTTTATAAGCTAATTGTAAATCTACTGGTTGAAATTTATATTTATCAGTTCAACACTAAGTAGTATAGCAAAAAAACACTAAATAGTTCTATGAAATTCGTAAGATAATTGAATCTAAAGAATGTCTTCGCTATAATAGAGCAGAAATACTAAATGAAATGTTTATTATTTTTAAAATAATTAGACAGCAACGATTTTTTTCATGAAAATCGTTTCAAAGGATGGTAATAATGAAAATTTTAATTCAAAAATTTGGCGGTACTTCAGTAAAAGATGAAGAAAGCCGATCAGCTGCAGAGAAACATATCGTACATGCCGTTTCGTTAGGATATAAAGTAATAGTGGTCGTATCAGCTATTGGAAGAATGGGTGATCCATATGCGACAGATTCTCTTTTGGCGTTGGTTGATGGAGAAAAAAGCTATTTAGATCTAAGAGAGCGAGACATGTTGTTATCCGTTGGAGAGACAATATCTACAGCCGTCTTTACGAATCAATTAAAAAAAAATGGCACTCATGCAATAGGTCTGACTGGACAAAGTGCCGGTATATTTACTAATGAAGACTTTGGACAGGCAAGGGTAAAAAGAGTAGAGACAGCTATGATTTATGAATATTTGAAAACAAAAGATGTAGTCGTAGTGGCTGGGTTCCAAGGGGTAAGCGAAAAAGGAGATGTCACAACTATTGGACGTGGAGGTAGTGATACCACGGCTGCTTTGTTAGGTGCTGCTTTTAAAGCAGAATATATTGATATCTTTACAGATGTCTGTGGAATGATGACAGCAGATCCACGATTAGTTGAAAAAGCTCAATTTTTGCAAGTTGTGAGCTATAACGAAGTAAGCAATATGGCTCATGAAGGAGCGAAAGTCATCGATCCAAAAGCAGTTGAAATTGCGCAACAAGTAGGGATACCCGTGCGGATCCGGTCCACTTATCAATCTGTTAAGGAAACGGGAACATTAATTACCAATTCAGAAAAGCAAAGTGGTCCACAGCGTTTAGTAACTGGAATTGCTCATGTACCTCGTTTAGTTCAATTTACGATTGAAACAAATAAGAATTTACAAGAGTCATTATTTAATCTGTTAGCTCAATCGGGTTTTAGTTTGGATTTCATTAATATATTTCCTGAAAAAATTGTTTTCACACTTCCACAAGCTTTTTCTGGAAAAGCGAAACAATTACTGAATGAACAAAAAATTACTTTTACAACTCACGAAAATTGTGCAAAAGTTGCAATCGTAGGAGCAGGTATAACTGGCGTTCCAGGTGTAACAGCTAAAATCGTTACGGCAATGTCAAAATCAAGGATCCCGATTTATCAATCATCGGATAGCTACACAACTATTTGGATTTTAATTGAGGAAAAAAATTTAAAACAAGCATTAAATGAGCTACATGAAGTATTTCTACAAACAAATGAATACTAAAAAAAGTATAGCTGTGACATTCAAGTATAAAATAACGATGTCTCATGAGAATTAGCCTAAAAAAAGACTGGTAATGATTGTTTTTTTTATAATTTGGCGTATAATTAAGAAAATAGTAAACTTGAGGAGTACTGTTAAGAGGTACTCCTATTTTAGTGGGTAAGGAGAAAAAATGTTAACGATATTTAAGCCGACGTACATGGTAGAAGCTATTTACCATATAACACCAGAACAATTGAAAGAACAAAATGTCAAAGCTGTCTTAGCAGACTTGGACAATACTTTGATTGCATGGAATAATCCAGATGGAACTGAAGAATTGATTGAATGGATCAATATTATGGAAAAAGCCGGTATTCCTGTAGTGATTCTTTCTAATAACAAAGCAACACGTGTGGAACGAGTTGCAAAGGTATTGCAATTAGACTATGTTTCGAGAGCTTTAAAACCAACAACGATTGGGTTTAAAAGAGCAAGTAAAAAATTAAATCTATCCACTGATGAGATCATTATGGTCGGCGATCAGATTATAACGGATATTTGGGGAGCAAACCTTGCTGGGATACGTAATGTATTAGTAAAACCGATACTAAACACAGATGCTTGGAATACTCGCTTTAACCGCTTTATGGAACTGCATATTATGAACTATATGATCAAAAAAGATCCAACTATGAGATGGAGGAAATCAATAAATGACGATAGTAGAATTAAATAATGAAGAAGAGATTCGTTGCGTTGGTTGTGGAGCCATTATTCAAACAACAGAAAAAGAAGCGGTGGGTTATACACCAACTTCAGCCTTAGAAAAAGGGTTAGAAAAAGGCGAAGTGTATTGTCAACGTTGTTTTAGATTGCGCCATTATAATGAGATCC
This genomic window contains:
- the thrB gene encoding homoserine kinase, with the protein product MKIIVPGTTSNLGPGFDSCGLALNLYLTLEIGDEIESWVIHHTLGENIPSDETNLIVQTALSLAPAIHPRELWMESEIPATRGLGSSSAAIIAGIEMANQLAGLKLSDKEKVTIASTLEGHPDNAAPAILGDFVVATMINNTIFTVKQVFPDTGILAVIPNHELLTKESRDVLPKILDYPQAVQASSISNVMISAVLANDLNLAGEMMENDLWHEIYRENLVPHLSQIRNLAKKNGAYATFLSGAGSTVLILVPYLKLKQIEQLLKNTFSDAEVKQFSVDREGMKVQT
- a CDS encoding copper homeostasis protein CutC gives rise to the protein MYLKEVCIENYSSLPKAIAQGATRIEICDYLVSGGTTVSKGVMHEAAAYCAEKMIPLMAMIRPRSGNFIYNDSELKIMGYDIIEARNLGLDGIVLGCLTDDHLIDEDAIEQLLEEAYGLQTTFHMAFDAIPVEKQFEAIDWLAGHGVQRILTHGGDLSLPIEETLPHLKELVDYAKDRILILPGGGITNENADDIHHYLGVSELHGSKIVGEL
- the dapG gene encoding aspartate kinase, which encodes MKILIQKFGGTSVKDEESRSAAEKHIVHAVSLGYKVIVVVSAIGRMGDPYATDSLLALVDGEKSYLDLRERDMLLSVGETISTAVFTNQLKKNGTHAIGLTGQSAGIFTNEDFGQARVKRVETAMIYEYLKTKDVVVVAGFQGVSEKGDVTTIGRGGSDTTAALLGAAFKAEYIDIFTDVCGMMTADPRLVEKAQFLQVVSYNEVSNMAHEGAKVIDPKAVEIAQQVGIPVRIRSTYQSVKETGTLITNSEKQSGPQRLVTGIAHVPRLVQFTIETNKNLQESLFNLLAQSGFSLDFINIFPEKIVFTLPQAFSGKAKQLLNEQKITFTTHENCAKVAIVGAGITGVPGVTAKIVTAMSKSRIPIYQSSDSYTTIWILIEEKNLKQALNELHEVFLQTNEY
- a CDS encoding YqeG family HAD IIIA-type phosphatase; this encodes MLTIFKPTYMVEAIYHITPEQLKEQNVKAVLADLDNTLIAWNNPDGTEELIEWINIMEKAGIPVVILSNNKATRVERVAKVLQLDYVSRALKPTTIGFKRASKKLNLSTDEIIMVGDQIITDIWGANLAGIRNVLVKPILNTDAWNTRFNRFMELHIMNYMIKKDPTMRWRKSINDDSRIK